A single region of the Paramicrobacterium fandaimingii genome encodes:
- a CDS encoding DUF4307 domain-containing protein, with the protein MTDRRASSDAAASTRADGTAAASQRLDERYGNSRASRIRLRALMWSLGAFIVVVFGAWVLWAGLLAPAANVNAVDVAHTVVDEHTVDVTYQLTVDPGTAAMCALQAQDDQHSIVGWKIVEIPASDTRTRELTESVRTVDTAVTGLIYRCWLP; encoded by the coding sequence ATGACTGATCGGCGGGCTTCATCGGATGCTGCCGCCAGCACGCGAGCAGACGGCACGGCTGCCGCCTCGCAACGTCTCGACGAACGTTACGGCAACAGCCGGGCTTCGCGCATTCGCCTGAGAGCTCTGATGTGGTCGCTCGGAGCATTCATCGTCGTGGTCTTCGGCGCGTGGGTGCTGTGGGCGGGGCTTCTCGCGCCGGCCGCAAATGTGAATGCCGTCGACGTTGCGCACACGGTCGTCGACGAGCACACTGTCGATGTGACGTATCAGCTCACCGTCGATCCGGGTACCGCTGCGATGTGCGCACTTCAGGCGCAAGACGATCAGCATTCGATCGTCGGGTGGAAGATCGTCGAGATCCCGGCATCCGATACGCGAACACGTGAACTCACCGAGAGCGTCAGAACTGTCGACACGGCCGTCACCGGTTTGATTTACCGCTGCTGGCTGCCTTAA
- the mca gene encoding mycothiol conjugate amidase Mca has translation MTHRLLTVHAHPDDESSKGSATLAYYRAQGAETMVVSCTGGEGGDLLNPALADVAMIERDMAGYRRREMAAAREVLDTEHRWLGYHDSGMANDDGTHPARSFASIPLQISAGVLVRVIREFRPHVMITYDENGGYPHPDHIRCHQVSVEAFEAAADPARYADAGEPWSVSKLYYDHIFNFARVKANYDMLVKTAPDDPLAERLGEMLSWREERNGTDDRTTTHIPCGDFFEKRDAALKAHASQVPADSPFFFWSNDLQRQAWPYEDFELAQTRLSTPEDENDFFAGIEDDR, from the coding sequence GTGACCCATCGTCTCCTCACCGTTCACGCGCACCCGGATGACGAGTCGTCGAAAGGGTCGGCCACCCTTGCCTACTACCGGGCGCAGGGGGCCGAGACGATGGTCGTCAGCTGCACAGGGGGAGAGGGCGGCGACCTTCTCAACCCGGCACTGGCCGATGTCGCGATGATCGAGCGCGACATGGCCGGCTACCGGCGCCGCGAGATGGCGGCGGCGCGCGAGGTTCTCGACACCGAGCATCGGTGGCTCGGCTATCACGACTCGGGAATGGCAAACGATGACGGAACGCACCCCGCACGCTCTTTTGCGTCGATACCGCTGCAGATCTCCGCTGGCGTTCTCGTGCGCGTGATTCGAGAGTTTCGGCCACACGTGATGATCACGTATGACGAGAACGGCGGGTACCCGCATCCTGATCACATTCGCTGCCACCAGGTTTCGGTCGAGGCGTTCGAGGCTGCGGCAGACCCGGCGCGGTACGCGGATGCCGGTGAGCCATGGTCGGTGTCGAAGCTGTACTACGACCACATCTTCAATTTCGCGCGCGTCAAAGCGAATTACGACATGCTGGTGAAGACGGCTCCGGACGATCCGCTCGCCGAACGGCTCGGCGAGATGCTGAGCTGGCGCGAAGAGCGCAACGGAACGGATGACCGCACGACAACGCACATTCCCTGCGGCGACTTCTTTGAGAAGCGGGATGCTGCGCTGAAGGCACATGCCTCACAGGTTCCCGCAGACAGCCCGTTCTTCTTCTGGTCGAACGACCTGCAGCGACAGGCCTGGCCGTATGAAGACTTCGAGCTTGCGCAGACGCGACTGAGCACACCCGAAGACGAAAACGACTTCTTCGCGGGAATCGAGGACGACCGGTGA
- the trhA gene encoding PAQR family membrane homeostasis protein TrhA: MPRRDPSQPSDTSTPELPSVPIIEDAAEHPLDAKPRWRGWIHAGTFPVALAAGIVLVVLADGAPAKWASAVFMTTSLLLFGISALYHRIPWKPKTLLVFRRLDHANIFLLIAGTYTPLAVIALPPSKGMLLLVIVWAGALLGIGFRVFWTSAPRWLYVPLYLALGWGAVAYLADIAHANLATMILVITGGLLYSAGAVVYGIKRPNPWPGIFGFHEIFHVCTVLAFLCHWSAILLIALDPLYV; this comes from the coding sequence ATGCCGCGTCGTGACCCCTCACAGCCCTCTGACACGAGCACACCCGAACTGCCGAGCGTTCCGATTATCGAGGATGCCGCGGAGCACCCGCTCGACGCGAAACCGCGGTGGCGGGGATGGATTCACGCGGGCACGTTCCCCGTCGCGCTGGCTGCAGGAATCGTGCTCGTCGTGCTGGCTGACGGCGCGCCCGCGAAATGGGCGAGCGCCGTATTCATGACGACGTCTCTTCTGCTCTTCGGAATCTCAGCGCTGTACCACCGCATCCCGTGGAAACCGAAGACGCTCCTCGTCTTTCGTCGCCTCGACCACGCGAACATCTTTCTGCTGATCGCCGGAACGTACACGCCCCTCGCCGTGATCGCCCTCCCACCGTCGAAAGGCATGCTGCTGCTGGTGATCGTCTGGGCCGGAGCTCTTCTGGGCATCGGGTTCCGCGTGTTCTGGACGAGCGCCCCACGGTGGCTCTACGTGCCGCTGTACCTCGCGCTCGGGTGGGGCGCCGTCGCCTACCTCGCCGACATCGCGCACGCCAACCTCGCCACGATGATTCTCGTGATCACCGGCGGGCTGCTCTATTCGGCGGGAGCCGTCGTATATGGCATCAAACGCCCCAACCCGTGGCCGGGAATCTTCGGCTTTCACGAGATCTTCCACGTGTGCACAGTGCTCGCGTTTCTGTGCCACTGGAGCGCGATTCTGCTGATCGCCCTCGATCCGCTCTACGTCTGA
- a CDS encoding isoprenyl transferase → MNTRTEPIGRGLLYNLYQKRLRRALTPQMMPHHVGMIIDGNRRWAKQLGYQTAAHGHRAGAAKMREFLTWCDDLGIDVVTLYLLSADNLAHRASDEIKDLLEIIADLADDVSRFRDWRVKHVGNSNCLPEQLIQSLEAAEHRTEGKKGLHINLAVGYGGRTEIVDAMRKIVREHEIEGRSLEELADMLTPDMIGEHLYTGGQPDPDLVIRTSGEQRLSDFMLWQSAHSEFYFVEALGPDLREVDFLRALRDYVGRSRRFGG, encoded by the coding sequence GTGAATACCAGAACGGAACCGATCGGGCGCGGGCTGCTGTACAACCTGTACCAGAAGCGCCTCCGTCGAGCCCTGACGCCGCAAATGATGCCCCACCACGTGGGCATGATCATCGACGGAAATCGGCGTTGGGCAAAGCAGCTGGGGTACCAGACGGCGGCTCACGGGCACCGGGCGGGCGCCGCGAAGATGCGGGAGTTTCTCACCTGGTGCGACGACCTGGGCATTGACGTTGTGACGTTGTACCTTCTGTCGGCCGACAACCTCGCCCACCGCGCGAGTGACGAGATCAAAGACTTGCTCGAGATCATTGCCGACCTCGCCGACGATGTGTCGCGCTTTCGCGACTGGCGGGTCAAGCACGTGGGAAATTCGAACTGCCTTCCGGAGCAGCTGATCCAGTCGCTCGAGGCGGCCGAGCACCGCACCGAGGGCAAGAAGGGCCTCCACATCAATCTCGCCGTCGGCTACGGTGGCCGCACCGAGATCGTCGATGCGATGCGCAAGATTGTTCGCGAACACGAGATTGAGGGCCGCAGCCTCGAGGAGCTCGCAGACATGCTCACGCCCGACATGATCGGCGAGCATCTGTACACAGGGGGCCAGCCCGACCCCGACCTCGTCATCCGCACGTCAGGCGAGCAGCGTCTTTCGGATTTCATGCTCTGGCAGAGCGCGCACAGCGAGTTCTACTTCGTTGAGGCGCTCGGCCCCGATCTGCGCGAGGTGGACTTTCTGCGCGCGCTTCGCGACTACGTTGGCAGATCGCGCCGGTTTGGGGGCTGA
- a CDS encoding aminotransferase class V-fold PLP-dependent enzyme, whose product MTTLEQFRDTFLEEPGYLNYASIGPVSATVRDELRAEYDSLTRMRFGAGDRTRTHDDRLADAVSAMTGHSGADIIAQPNTSTGLLRVLFGLSGHILMSRDEFPSLPVAAVRAQGALDRLSITWIDGADGRVSPDVLTQALNDDITAVAVTLVDARTGYRADLSAIRDVIGDRLLIVDAIQGAGVIDADYAAADVVATGGQKWLRAGWGTGFLSFSDHALERLDPVISGYTGTAEYEPWGTVPDAARGSASAFTVAGPDYVAEARLSAAIEEITALGIPQVEAAVLDRADEVIAMLDAAELPLVSPRKRDEQSGIVVVRPAEGRLGALGAAMHNTGLTTTARQGTVRFSVHAGTIDSTFRMLKQALLVYRSSTDT is encoded by the coding sequence ATGACGACGCTCGAGCAGTTTCGCGACACATTCCTCGAAGAGCCGGGGTACCTCAACTACGCCTCGATCGGCCCGGTCTCGGCAACCGTTCGCGACGAACTTCGTGCCGAATACGACTCCCTGACGCGCATGCGCTTTGGTGCGGGGGACCGCACGCGAACGCACGATGACCGATTGGCGGATGCTGTCAGCGCGATGACCGGTCACAGCGGTGCGGACATCATTGCGCAGCCCAACACGAGCACAGGCCTGCTGCGCGTGCTGTTCGGCCTGTCCGGTCACATCCTGATGTCACGCGACGAGTTTCCGAGCCTTCCGGTGGCCGCCGTGCGCGCACAGGGCGCACTCGACCGGCTGTCGATCACCTGGATCGACGGCGCCGACGGTCGCGTCAGCCCTGACGTGCTCACTCAGGCGCTCAACGACGACATCACAGCGGTCGCCGTCACCCTCGTCGATGCGCGCACAGGGTACCGGGCTGACCTCTCTGCGATTCGCGATGTGATCGGGGATCGTCTGCTGATCGTCGACGCGATTCAGGGCGCTGGCGTGATCGATGCAGACTACGCCGCCGCCGATGTCGTCGCCACGGGCGGCCAGAAATGGCTGCGGGCCGGATGGGGAACCGGGTTTCTCTCGTTCAGCGACCATGCACTCGAACGTCTCGATCCCGTGATCTCCGGCTATACCGGCACCGCCGAATACGAGCCGTGGGGCACCGTCCCCGACGCAGCGCGAGGCAGCGCCTCGGCCTTCACCGTCGCCGGGCCGGACTATGTTGCCGAAGCACGGCTCTCCGCCGCGATCGAAGAGATCACCGCGCTCGGCATCCCCCAGGTCGAGGCAGCAGTTCTCGATCGGGCAGACGAGGTGATCGCGATGCTCGACGCCGCTGAGCTTCCCCTCGTTTCGCCGCGCAAGCGCGACGAGCAGTCGGGCATCGTCGTCGTGCGGCCGGCCGAAGGGCGCCTCGGTGCGCTGGGCGCCGCCATGCACAACACCGGTCTGACGACGACAGCCCGACAGGGGACCGTGCGATTCAGCGTGCATGCGGGAACGATCGATTCGACATTTCGGATGCTGAAGCAGGCACTGCTCGTCTATCGGTCATCGACAGATACGTAA
- a CDS encoding PhoH family protein, translating to MTPSTEGQSDTRTDHGSPSIQALRTYVLDTSVLLSDPRAMFRFAEHSVVIPVVVVGELEKKRHDPEIGYFARQALRLLDDLRVKNGRLDFAVPVGDGGSLRVELNHSAINVLPSGLQLGDNDSRILAVAQNLANDGLDVTVVSKDLPMRVKASSIGLAAEEYRAELAVDESWTGLAQVHVGADDMATLYDTDVLPGTHTDDLPVNTGLVIHSERGSALGRISSDGTARLINGDREVFGLRGRSAEQRIAIDLLLDPNVGIVSMGGRAGTGKSALALCAGLEAVLERQMHRKIMVFRPLYAVGGQELGYLPGDQGDKMNPWGQAVYDTLGSVVSQNVVDEVLERGLIEVLPLTHIRGRSLHDAFVIVDEAQSLERNVLLTVLSRIGQNSRVVLTHDVAQRDNLRVGRHDGVASVIETLKGQALFGHVTLTRSERSAIAALVTELLEGTDIA from the coding sequence ATGACACCGTCGACAGAAGGGCAATCAGACACCCGCACAGACCACGGATCTCCCTCGATTCAGGCGCTGCGCACATACGTGCTCGATACAAGCGTTCTGCTGTCTGATCCGCGGGCGATGTTCCGCTTCGCGGAGCATTCGGTCGTGATTCCCGTCGTCGTTGTCGGCGAGCTTGAGAAAAAGCGGCACGATCCCGAGATCGGCTATTTCGCCAGGCAGGCGCTGCGACTTCTCGATGATCTCCGGGTGAAGAATGGCCGCCTCGATTTCGCGGTGCCCGTCGGAGACGGCGGCAGCCTTCGTGTGGAGCTCAACCACAGTGCAATCAACGTTCTGCCCAGCGGATTGCAGCTGGGAGACAACGACTCGAGAATTCTCGCCGTCGCTCAGAACCTGGCGAACGACGGCCTCGACGTCACCGTCGTCTCGAAAGACCTGCCGATGCGCGTGAAGGCGTCATCGATCGGACTCGCGGCAGAGGAATACCGAGCCGAGCTCGCCGTCGATGAAAGCTGGACGGGACTTGCGCAGGTGCACGTGGGTGCCGACGACATGGCGACGCTCTATGACACCGACGTGCTGCCGGGGACGCACACAGATGATCTGCCTGTGAACACCGGGCTCGTCATACACTCCGAACGTGGGTCAGCACTCGGCCGCATCTCCTCTGACGGCACGGCGCGGCTCATCAACGGTGATCGCGAGGTGTTCGGACTCCGCGGTCGCTCGGCCGAGCAACGCATCGCCATCGACCTGCTCCTCGACCCAAACGTGGGGATCGTGTCGATGGGTGGGCGAGCCGGGACGGGGAAGTCTGCTCTCGCCCTCTGCGCGGGACTCGAGGCGGTGCTCGAACGCCAGATGCACCGCAAGATCATGGTCTTCCGGCCGCTGTACGCCGTGGGAGGGCAAGAACTCGGGTACCTGCCCGGGGACCAGGGTGACAAGATGAACCCCTGGGGACAGGCGGTCTATGACACGCTCGGTTCCGTTGTCTCTCAGAACGTCGTCGACGAGGTACTCGAGCGAGGACTCATCGAGGTGCTTCCGCTCACGCACATTCGCGGCCGCTCACTCCACGATGCGTTCGTGATCGTCGATGAGGCGCAGTCGCTTGAACGTAACGTGCTGCTCACCGTGCTCTCGCGCATCGGGCAGAACTCACGGGTGGTGCTCACCCACGACGTCGCTCAGCGCGATAATCTGCGCGTCGGTCGTCATGACGGTGTCGCCTCGGTGATCGAGACGCTTAAGGGGCAGGCGCTCTTTGGCCATGTCACGCTCACCCGGTCAGAGCGCAGTGCCATCGCCGCACTCGTCACCGAGCTGCTTGAGGGTACCGACATCGCCTAA
- a CDS encoding prepilin peptidase: MVEVRAGEISRPRVQWMLRAATLLVTAIVLALSVGWSWLLVGFVAVAVATWPLVGTDISEHRLPNKIVLPCYPAAVVGLALHSITTGASPVLAIVSSLGCIVVFTLMHVLGGMGMGDVKLVGVLGLLLGSLGLTALTVGLASAFLLGAVAGAWAMATQRRGATHRIPFGPFLLVGFWLGVLAPVLRHG, translated from the coding sequence ATGGTTGAGGTTCGCGCAGGGGAGATTTCGCGCCCGCGCGTGCAGTGGATGCTGCGGGCGGCCACCCTTCTCGTCACGGCGATCGTGCTTGCGCTGTCTGTCGGCTGGAGCTGGCTGCTTGTTGGCTTCGTCGCTGTCGCCGTCGCGACCTGGCCGCTCGTTGGCACCGATATCTCGGAACACCGGCTGCCGAACAAGATCGTGCTGCCCTGTTACCCGGCGGCCGTTGTCGGCCTTGCGCTCCACAGCATCACCACGGGCGCCTCTCCCGTTCTCGCGATCGTGTCGAGTCTCGGCTGCATCGTGGTTTTTACCCTCATGCACGTTCTGGGAGGCATGGGAATGGGCGACGTCAAACTCGTCGGAGTGCTGGGACTCCTGTTGGGCTCACTCGGCCTCACGGCCCTCACGGTCGGGCTCGCCTCGGCGTTTCTGCTCGGCGCTGTCGCGGGAGCCTGGGCGATGGCGACGCAGCGCAGGGGGGCGACTCACCGCATCCCGTTCGGGCCCTTTCTGCTCGTCGGCTTCTGGCTCGGCGTGCTCGCACCGGTGCTTCGACACGGATGA
- a CDS encoding aldo/keto reductase has protein sequence MEQRILGRTGRTVSTVGLGTWQLGADWGAVSEDEALAVLDASAEAGVTFFDTADVYGDGRSEAIIGRFRAANPDLPLTVATKMGRRAEQLPENYVLQNFRDWTDRSRRNLGVDRLDLVQLHCPPTPVFHSDEVFDALDTLVDDGAIANYGVSVEEADQALAAIARPRTATVQIILNAFRLKPLDRVLPAAIEAGVGIIARVPLASGLLTARYSADTEFAADDHRTFNRHGEAFDVGETFAGVDYADGVRAARELAALAPDAATPAQAAIAWVAQQSGVSSVIPGARSVAQAQANAAAGSLGPLPEAYLQRVAELYDVNFRATVHDRW, from the coding sequence ATGGAACAACGAATCTTGGGACGCACGGGACGCACTGTATCGACAGTCGGCCTCGGCACATGGCAGCTGGGCGCCGACTGGGGCGCGGTATCAGAAGATGAGGCGCTCGCAGTGCTCGACGCCTCGGCCGAAGCTGGGGTGACGTTCTTCGACACCGCCGATGTGTACGGCGACGGGCGAAGCGAGGCGATCATCGGGCGATTTCGTGCCGCAAACCCCGATCTGCCACTGACCGTTGCCACGAAGATGGGGCGCAGGGCCGAGCAGCTCCCTGAGAACTACGTTCTGCAGAACTTCCGCGATTGGACGGACAGGTCACGCCGCAACCTCGGTGTGGACCGGCTCGACCTCGTGCAGCTTCACTGCCCGCCGACGCCGGTTTTTCACAGTGACGAAGTCTTCGATGCACTCGATACGCTCGTCGATGACGGGGCGATCGCGAATTACGGAGTGAGCGTCGAGGAGGCAGACCAGGCGCTCGCCGCGATTGCGCGACCACGAACGGCGACGGTTCAGATCATTCTCAACGCGTTCAGGCTCAAGCCGCTTGACCGCGTTCTTCCGGCGGCAATTGAGGCCGGAGTCGGGATCATCGCTCGTGTGCCGCTCGCCTCGGGTCTGCTCACGGCGCGGTACAGCGCCGACACCGAGTTCGCGGCAGACGACCACCGCACCTTCAACCGTCACGGCGAGGCCTTCGATGTGGGAGAGACGTTCGCTGGCGTGGACTACGCCGATGGTGTGCGTGCAGCCAGGGAGCTTGCAGCGTTGGCTCCTGACGCAGCCACACCGGCTCAAGCAGCGATCGCCTGGGTGGCGCAGCAGTCCGGAGTCAGCTCAGTGATTCCCGGCGCGCGCTCCGTCGCTCAAGCGCAGGCGAACGCGGCCGCTGGGAGTCTCGGGCCGCTGCCCGAGGCATACCTACAGCGCGTGGCTGAACTCTACGACGTGAACTTCAGGGCAACAGTGCACGACCGCTGGTGA
- a CDS encoding class II fumarate hydratase: MADTEYRIEHDTMGEVRVPITALYGAQTQRAVQNFPISGSGLESAQISALARIKKSAALANKQLGVLDGAIADAIASAADEVISGAHDDQFPVDTYQTGSGTSSNMNMNEVLATLATQRHGSTVHPNDHVNCSQSSNDVFPTSVHIAVTGALIDELVPALDHLAVALEAKAELWKDAVKSGRTHLMDATPVTLGQEFGGYARQIRLGIERVRASLTRVAEVPLGGTATGTGINTPKGFPQLVISLLQDETELPITEAEDHFEAQANRDGLVETSGALRSIAVSLTKICNDLRWMGSGPNTGLGELHIPDLQPGSSIMPGKVNPVIPEAVLMVAARVVGNDATIAWGGASGAFELNVQIPVMGTALLESIRLLSNASRVLADKTVDGLEANTERAAELAGMSPSTVTPLNKIIGYEAGSKIAKHSVAKSITVREAVIELGYVERGEITEEQLDSALDLLSMTHPN, encoded by the coding sequence GTGGCCGACACCGAGTACCGCATCGAACACGACACGATGGGCGAAGTTCGCGTACCTATCACCGCGCTCTACGGCGCACAGACGCAGCGTGCCGTGCAGAACTTCCCGATCTCTGGCTCGGGGCTTGAATCTGCGCAGATTTCGGCGCTTGCGCGCATCAAGAAGTCAGCCGCGCTTGCGAACAAGCAGCTCGGCGTGCTTGACGGCGCCATCGCCGATGCCATCGCCTCGGCCGCAGACGAAGTCATCTCAGGTGCCCACGACGATCAGTTCCCCGTTGACACGTATCAGACCGGCTCGGGCACGTCATCGAACATGAACATGAACGAGGTGCTCGCGACACTTGCTACGCAGCGGCACGGCAGCACAGTTCATCCGAATGACCACGTCAACTGCTCGCAATCGTCGAACGATGTCTTCCCGACGTCTGTGCACATCGCGGTGACGGGTGCCCTCATCGATGAGCTCGTTCCCGCCCTCGATCACCTCGCCGTCGCCCTCGAGGCGAAGGCCGAGCTGTGGAAAGATGCGGTGAAGTCGGGGCGAACCCACCTCATGGATGCCACTCCCGTGACGCTGGGGCAGGAGTTCGGCGGGTACGCACGTCAGATTCGGCTGGGAATCGAGCGCGTTCGCGCGTCGCTGACCCGCGTTGCCGAGGTTCCACTGGGCGGCACTGCTACCGGCACGGGAATCAACACGCCGAAGGGGTTTCCTCAGCTCGTCATCTCACTGCTGCAAGACGAGACAGAGCTGCCGATCACCGAGGCAGAAGACCACTTTGAAGCGCAGGCAAACCGCGACGGACTCGTCGAAACGTCCGGGGCGCTTCGCTCGATCGCTGTGAGCCTGACAAAGATCTGCAACGATCTGCGGTGGATGGGCTCGGGCCCTAACACGGGACTCGGCGAGCTTCACATTCCCGACCTGCAGCCCGGGTCATCGATCATGCCGGGCAAGGTCAACCCCGTCATCCCCGAGGCTGTCCTCATGGTCGCGGCACGTGTTGTCGGAAACGACGCGACGATCGCGTGGGGCGGTGCCTCAGGGGCCTTCGAGCTCAACGTGCAGATCCCGGTCATGGGAACAGCGCTCCTCGAGTCGATTCGCCTGCTGTCGAACGCGTCGCGTGTTCTCGCAGACAAGACGGTCGACGGTCTCGAGGCGAACACCGAGCGGGCTGCTGAGCTGGCGGGAATGTCGCCGTCGACGGTGACGCCGCTCAACAAGATCATCGGCTACGAGGCCGGATCGAAGATTGCGAAGCACTCGGTCGCCAAGAGCATCACGGTGCGCGAGGCCGTCATCGAGTTGGGCTACGTCGAGCGCGGGGAGATCACCGAGGAGCAGCTTGATTCCGCCCTCGATCTTCTGTCGATGACGCACCCGAACTAG
- a CDS encoding carbonic anhydrase, which translates to MPQKRPGKAWAEMMRGNARFVAGEPRHPRQDIGRRESLAHVQHPDVVLFGCSDSRLAAEIIFDKGLGDLFVVRNAGQVVSESAIGSLEYAVGILNVPLVVVLGHDSCGAVAAAIDSQKPDAAPLPPAIDSLVQQIVPSVREAAAAASVKPGEADPFEAGRLHIRRTITELLERSEMISAGVANNTLGIVGANYKLAEGRVVADAMVGISELPED; encoded by the coding sequence ATGCCACAGAAGCGTCCGGGAAAAGCATGGGCAGAGATGATGCGTGGCAACGCACGGTTTGTTGCTGGAGAGCCTCGTCACCCCCGCCAGGACATTGGCCGGCGGGAGTCGCTCGCTCATGTGCAGCACCCTGACGTCGTGCTGTTCGGCTGCTCGGACTCGCGACTCGCAGCTGAGATCATCTTCGACAAGGGGCTTGGTGACCTCTTCGTTGTGCGCAATGCCGGACAGGTCGTCTCTGAATCGGCGATCGGCTCGCTCGAGTACGCCGTCGGCATTCTGAATGTCCCCCTTGTCGTTGTGCTCGGTCACGACAGCTGTGGGGCCGTCGCCGCGGCGATTGACTCACAGAAACCGGATGCCGCTCCGCTGCCGCCCGCCATTGACAGCCTTGTGCAGCAGATCGTTCCCTCGGTGCGCGAGGCTGCTGCTGCGGCATCCGTCAAGCCAGGCGAAGCCGACCCATTCGAAGCGGGACGCCTGCATATTCGCCGCACCATCACGGAGCTACTTGAACGCTCAGAGATGATCAGCGCAGGCGTGGCGAACAACACGCTGGGCATCGTCGGCGCCAATTACAAACTTGCGGAGGGTCGCGTCGTCGCTGATGCGATGGTGGGAATCTCCGAGCTGCCCGAAGACTGA
- a CDS encoding DUF4245 domain-containing protein, with product MSRQQKPPRVVAELGRPETPEETAARKAVDSHNYRARKTVSNLVYALLATLAIVLIIILIVPRTNTSLLKDVDFHSAAADAQASRDDVIIDPQLPGGWTSNKAKLSAVRDPQISYWYIGLLTPNEQFIGIKQGFDANATWQAQQLEGARADTTVTIEGITWTVYDNRDGSGPSDPGNIEYALATESGSSTILIYGTATTDDIRTVAEAIAEQVKANAQK from the coding sequence ATGAGCCGTCAGCAGAAGCCGCCGCGCGTCGTCGCGGAGCTGGGCCGCCCCGAGACGCCGGAAGAGACGGCGGCTCGCAAAGCGGTAGATTCGCACAACTACCGCGCGCGCAAAACCGTGAGCAACCTCGTCTATGCGCTGCTCGCGACCCTCGCGATCGTTCTCATCATCATTCTGATCGTGCCCCGCACAAACACCTCCCTGTTGAAAGACGTCGATTTTCATTCGGCGGCGGCAGACGCTCAGGCTTCCCGCGACGACGTGATCATCGACCCGCAGCTCCCCGGCGGCTGGACAAGCAACAAGGCGAAGCTGAGCGCGGTGCGCGACCCGCAGATCTCGTACTGGTACATCGGCCTTCTCACCCCAAACGAGCAGTTCATCGGCATCAAGCAGGGGTTCGACGCCAATGCCACGTGGCAGGCGCAGCAGCTCGAAGGGGCACGTGCCGACACCACAGTGACGATCGAGGGCATCACGTGGACCGTGTACGACAACCGTGACGGCTCCGGCCCAAGCGACCCGGGCAACATCGAGTACGCCCTCGCCACCGAGTCCGGCTCCAGCACAATCCTCATCTACGGAACTGCAACGACAGACGACATCCGCACTGTTGCGGAGGCCATTGCCGAGCAGGTCAAGGCCAACGCACAAAAGTGA
- a CDS encoding exodeoxyribonuclease VII small subunit — MPSSPDVSALSYEEARDELVRVVTELEQGASTLEQSLALWERGEALAARCEEWLLGAKKRLEAARVAQNDAADDE; from the coding sequence ATGCCTTCTTCCCCCGACGTATCAGCCCTGAGCTACGAGGAAGCCCGCGACGAACTGGTTCGCGTTGTCACGGAGCTGGAGCAGGGAGCGTCGACGCTCGAGCAGTCGCTCGCGCTGTGGGAGCGCGGTGAGGCTCTTGCCGCGCGCTGCGAGGAGTGGCTGCTCGGGGCGAAGAAGCGCCTCGAAGCCGCGCGTGTCGCCCAGAACGACGCCGCAGACGACGAATGA